One Camelina sativa cultivar DH55 chromosome 3, Cs, whole genome shotgun sequence genomic window carries:
- the LOC104776506 gene encoding serine/arginine-rich splicing factor RSZ21 (The sequence of the model RefSeq protein was modified relative to this genomic sequence to represent the inferred CDS: added 50 bases not found in genome assembly) — protein MTRVYVGNLDPRITERELEDEFRVFGVLRNVWVARRPPGYAFLEFDDERDASDAIRALDRKNGWRVELSHKDKGGRGAGGGRRGGIEDSKCYECGELGHFARECRRGRGSGRRRSPSPRRRRSPDYGYARRSLSPRGRRSPPRRRSVTPPRRGRSYSRSPPYRGTRRDSPYGRRSPYANGV, from the exons ATGACGAGGGTTTATGTCGGGAATTTGGACCCACGGATCACCGAAAGGGAACTCGAAGATGAATTCAGGGTCTTTGGTGTTCTTCGCAA TGTTTGGGTAGCTCGTAGGCCTCCAGGCTACGCTTTCCTCGAGTTCGACGACGAAAGGGATGCTTCTGATGCGATCAGGGCATTGGACA GAAAGAATGGTTGGCGTGTGGAGCTTTCTCACAAAGATAAAGGAGGTCGTGGAGCTGGTGGTGGTCGTCGTGGTGGGATTGAGGACTCCAAGTGCTATGAGTGTGGTGAACTTGGACATTTTGCTAGGGAGTGTCGCCGTGGTCGAGGCTCTGGTAGGCGTAGAAGCCCTAGTCCTCGTCGTCGTAGGAGTCCTGATTATGGGTATGCACGTAG GAGTTTAAGCCCGCGTGGAAGAAGATCTCCTCCAAGGCGTCGCAGTGTTACTCCACCTCGCCGTGGGAGGAGCTACAGCAGATCCCCTCCTTATCGTGGTACAC